GTCAGTTGCGTTTTAAAAGTTCTAAAAAGAATTGGCTGAAATTAACAAAAAAAAACAAATCCTCCAAGGTGCTGAAAGTACAAAAAAAATCGGTCATTCAAGCCGATATTACTTCAAAACTTTCCGAGCAACAACGCTTAAAACAGCATAAAATCAATATAATTTTAGAGAAAATTAACCGTAGCGGATATGCCGCTTTGAGCGAAGAGGAAAAGAAATTTTTGTTTGAAGCCAGTAAAGAAATGAATCCTTAAAAAGACATTGCTTCACGGATAGCCTCTAATATTTTTTCAGGGCATCGGGTGGGACGCCAAGTTTTTACATCTACGAAAACCAAGGTAGTATTTGCCGTTGAAATGACTTCTTCTTTTTCGTTAAGTATTTCATAATCAAATTCTATTTTTGTAGAAGGAAGATTTTTAATTTGTGTTCGTATGGTAAGTATCTCATCATACAAAGCAGGTTTTTTGTAGTTGATTTGTAGCGAAACCACAGGAAGCATAATACCTTCTTCTTCCAATTGTTTGTAAGACACACCTAATTTTCGTAACCATTCTACACGCCCCAGTTCAAGATATTGCGGAT
This genomic window from Capnocytophaga canimorsus contains:
- a CDS encoding acyl-CoA thioesterase, whose protein sequence is MKNLCFDYQVRTRYSETDQMGVIYYGNYPQYLELGRVEWLRKLGVSYKQLEEEGIMLPVVSLQINYKKPALYDEILTIRTQIKNLPSTKIEFDYEILNEKEEVISTANTTLVFVDVKTWRPTRCPEKILEAIREAMSF